One stretch of Halalkalicoccus tibetensis DNA includes these proteins:
- a CDS encoding NAD(P)/FAD-dependent oxidoreductase has protein sequence MATKSGNATQSELDYDVLIIGGGPAGLSIALQLGRSLRSVLVCDDNEPRNGPAAEAHGYLTRDGIDPQELRRLGREEVTGYGGEFRDAQVTNIATAQDRFTSTLDAGETVTSRKVVLATGISDVLPDTDGFEELWGNGVYHCPYCHGYEVRNEPLGVLVTNEHMIEYAKLIYNLNDDLVVFTNGQDIFDKKTRSAFVERGIEIEDKPINALNGSNGLESVSLTDGREIARHALFYPPPMTQHSKLAEKLGLQVNAAGLVEAGQSEHGIGFTSIDGLFVAGDASDASVLSIPSAVADGHNVGATINMELSQEVFENG, from the coding sequence CAATCCGAACTGGACTACGATGTGCTTATTATTGGCGGCGGACCAGCGGGATTGAGCATTGCACTCCAGTTAGGGCGCTCGCTGCGAAGCGTCCTCGTCTGCGACGACAATGAACCACGCAATGGGCCAGCAGCTGAGGCGCATGGTTATCTTACACGAGATGGGATCGACCCACAAGAACTCCGCCGGCTCGGTCGTGAGGAAGTGACCGGATACGGCGGCGAGTTCCGAGATGCGCAGGTAACAAACATTGCCACAGCTCAAGATAGGTTCACGAGCACGCTTGATGCTGGCGAGACAGTCACGAGTCGAAAGGTCGTGTTAGCGACTGGTATAAGCGACGTGCTCCCTGATACCGACGGATTCGAGGAGCTATGGGGAAACGGAGTCTATCACTGTCCCTACTGTCATGGCTACGAAGTTCGTAACGAACCACTCGGAGTTTTGGTCACAAACGAACATATGATCGAATATGCGAAGCTTATCTATAATCTGAATGATGATCTCGTCGTGTTCACCAATGGGCAAGACATCTTCGATAAAAAAACACGGTCTGCGTTCGTCGAACGAGGGATCGAGATCGAAGATAAACCGATCAACGCGCTCAACGGTTCCAATGGACTCGAAAGTGTCTCACTCACGGATGGTCGGGAGATAGCCCGTCACGCACTCTTCTACCCTCCACCAATGACCCAACACAGTAAACTAGCTGAGAAGCTCGGTCTCCAAGTGAATGCAGCTGGACTCGTCGAAGCAGGGCAGTCAGAACATGGTATCGGATTTACGTCGATCGACGGACTGTTCGTCGCAGGCGACGCCTCAGATGCATCGGTTTTATCGATTCCGTCTGCCGTTGCTGATGGGCACAATGTAGGTGCGACTATCAACATGGAACTCTCGCAAGAAGTGTTTGAGAACGGTTAG